In Halictus rubicundus isolate RS-2024b chromosome 5, iyHalRubi1_principal, whole genome shotgun sequence, one genomic interval encodes:
- the LOC143353993 gene encoding odorant receptor 30a-like, which yields MNMSSRSSEHPDYKWAVSLNRYPLKLLGLWPPEDNREERLSDKLRAPVIFILMNVFLVFPSACMLLLKSNGFMMYLENTGYFIPCVISMMKFVTMYKNKTNLVPLLNMMANDWEHSKTDIERDTMIRCASVSRVFMKFCFAMFGPIFFTITILPKLGISYRMATNESAVFPLPTYYIVDVSHSPYFEIVYALQLIIVLATSFCYLGVDAFFGTIVLHITAQLEILQTRLTSIDSSDQFDHSLVDVVMDHIRLASAVDVMENTYMLLLLVLLLYFCAFNCVYIFEIVFALTGKGKSDSAGIYFYVGAYTNTLAQMALYCLAGQLLTTQSEGIYNAVYECNWTDLESNKARNLILIMVRAKKPFCLTAGKLFPINMLTLCNILKISFSYISFLLTKVV from the exons ATGAATATGTCATCGAGATCATCGGAACATCCAG ACTACAAATGGGCAGTTAGCCTGAATCGCTATCCTTTAAAGCTACTTGGTCTTTGGCCTCCAGAAGATAATCGTGAAGAGCGTCTTTCGGATAAATTACGGGCACCGGTGATTTTTATATTGATGAATGTTTTCCTCGTATTTCCTTCGGCTTGTATGCTCCTGTTGAAATCCAACGGTTTCATGATGTACCTGGAAAATACCGGTTACTTCATACCATGCGTGATATCGATGATGAAATTCGTCACTATGTACAAAAATAAAACAA ATCTCGTACCGCTTTTAAACATGATGGCAAACGATTGGGAACATTCGAAAACGGACATAGAAAGAGACACGATGATACGGTGTGCCAGTGTATCACGAGTATTCATGAAGTTTTGTTTCGCAATGTTTGGCCCGATATTTTTTACTATTACTATCCTGCCGAAATTAGGCATTTCGTATCGAATGGCGACCAACGAATCGGCAGTGTTTCCGTTGCCGACGTATTATATAGTAGACGTTTCCCACAGTCCATACTTCGAGATAGTATATGCTTTACAATTAATTATCGTGTTGGCGACGTCATTCTGTTATCTTGGAGTCGATGCATTCTTTGGCACTATAGTTTTACACATTACCGCTCAGCTGGAAATTCTGCAAACTCGTCTAACGAGCATCGATTCATCAGACCAGTTTGATCATTCGTTAGTGGACGTCGTGATGGATCACATTCGACTTGCCAG CGCGGTCGACGTGATGGAAAATACATACATGTTGTTATTGCTCGTACTGTTACTCTACTTCTGTGCATTTAACTGTGTCTACATATTCGAAATAGTATTC GCGTTGACTGGTAAAGGCAAATCTGATTCTGCGGGAATATATTTTTACGTAGGTGCTTACACAAATACGCTTGCCCAAATGGCACTTTACTGTCTAGCAGGACAACTTTTGACAACTCAA TCTGAAGGTATATACAATGCTGTTTATGAATGCAACTGGACGGACTTGGAATCAAACAAAgcgagaaatttaattttgattatGGTGAGAGCTAAAAAGCCGTTTTGCTTGACCGCTGGCAAATTGTTTCCTATCAATATGCTGACATTATGCAAC atattGAAAATATCATTCAgctatatatcttttttattgACAAAAGTAGTATAG
- the Cct3 gene encoding chaperonin containing TCP1 subunit 3 — MFGSGNAPIVVLSQNTRRDTGRKVQRENIQAGKAIADIIRTCLGPQAMLKMLMDPMGGIVMTNDGNAVLREITVQHPAGKSMIEIARTQDEEVGDGTTSVIVLAGEILAVAEPFLEQNMHPTIIIRAFRQALEDMVNILTDEVSIPLDCSDKSKMVQVIHSCIGTKLLGRWPELACQIAIDAVFTVMLEEGGRKEIDIKRYAKIEKIPGGTIEDSTVLKGVMVNKDVTHPKMKRCIKDPRIVLLDCPLEYKKGESQTNIEILKDTDFTRILELEEEHVKKICEDVIAVKPDVVFTEKGVSDLAQHYLVKAGISAIRRLRKSDMNRIARACGATVVNRTEELREEDVGTNAGLFEVKKVGDEYFCYVTECKNPKACTILLRGASKDILNETERNLQDALHVVRNLLLEPKLVPGGGAVEMAVSKLLAEKAARLAGVEQWPYKAVTQALEIIPRTLAQNCGANTIRTLTALRAKHATEGMTWGIDGETGQLVDMKERGIWEPLSVKLQTYKTAIETAILLLRIDDIVSGSKKKKDNEPATPAQVSEEAMKD, encoded by the exons ATGTTCGGATCAGGAAATGCTCCGATCGTAGTTTTAA GTCAGAATACGAGGCGCGATACCGGCCGGAAAGTCCAAAGGGAAAATATTCAAGCTGGCAAG GCAATCGCAGATATCATCAGAACATGTCTAGGACCACAAGCTATGTTGAAAATGTTGATGGATCCGATGGGAGGCATAGTCATGACCAACGATGGAAATGCTGTACTTCGTGAAATAACGGTACAACATCCTGCTGGGAAATCAATGATAGAAATTGCAAGAACTCAGGATGAAGAAGTTGGAGATGGTACAACGTCGGTTATTGTATTGGCAGGAGAAATTTTGGCTGTTGCAGAACCTTTCCTCGAGCAAAATATGCATCCAACAATTATAATCAGAGCATTCCGTCAAGCTTTGGAGGATATGGTGAACATTCTTACTGATGAAGTCAGCATACCCTTGGACTGCAGCGATAAAAGCAAAATGGTCCAAGTGATACATTCTTGTATAGGAACTAAGCTCCTTGGTCGCTGGCCTGAATTGGCATGTCAAATTGCAATAGATGCAGTTTTCACTGTTATGCTTGAGGAAGGTGGCAGAAAGGAAATTGATATAAAACGCTATGCAAAGATAGAGAAGATTCCTGGTGGTACTATCGAAGACAGTACTGTTCTCAAGGGAGTAATGGTCAATAAAGATGTTACACATCCAAAAATGAAACGATGCATTAAAGATCCAAGAATAGTTTTGTTAGATTGCCCTCTGGAGTACAAAAAGGGGGAATCACAAACtaatatagaaatattgaaagatACAGATTTTACCAGAATTTTAGAACTAGAAGAAGAACATGTTAAGAAGATTTGCGAAGACGTAATAGCAGTGAAGCCTGATGTGGTTTTCACAGAGAAAGGAGTTTCAGATTTAGCTCAACACTATCTTGTAAAAGCTGGAATCTCTGCTATTCGTAGATTGAGAAAAAGCGACATGAACAGAATTGCAAGAGCCTGTGGTGCAACTGTAGTTAATCGTACAGAAGAATTAAGGGAAGAGGATGTTGGCACTAATGCTGGTTTGTTTGAAGTCAAAAAGGTTGGAGATGAATACTTCTGTTATGTTACGGAATGTAAAAATCCCAAGGCATGTACTATACTCTTGAGAGGTGCCAGTAAagatattttaaatgaaacagagaGAAATCTACAAGATGCTCTTCATGTTGTAAGAAATCTTCTCTTAGAACCAAAATTAGTACCAG gTGGAGGGGCTGTGGAAATGGCAGTATCAAAACTTTTGGCAGAAAAGGCAGCTAGGCTGGCTGGTGTGGAACAGTGGCCTTACAAAGCTGTGACACAGGCATTAGAAATTATTCCGAGAACTCTTGCACAGAATTGTGGAGCCAATACCATTAGAACATTGACTGCACTGCGTGCAAAACATGCTACTGAGGGAATGACATGGGGTATCGACGGAGAAACTGGTCAACTGGTAGATATGAAAGAGCGTGGTATTTGGGAGCCGCTATCTGTTAAACTGCAAACATACAAGACGGCCATTGAGACAGCTATTTTGTTGCTAAGAATTGATGATATAGTGTCAGGAagcaagaaaaagaaagataaCGAACCGGCAACACCTGCACAAGTTTCAGAAGAAGCTATGAAGGATTGA
- the Rfesp gene encoding Rieske iron-sulfur protein isoform X3, which produces MNVVAKSTTLTPILKSATTVVSNGLRPVAGTTQTLQKRWAHSDIQWPDFSAYRAVQDPTEKSRDSAPARKTAAYIVTAATGVCSVYTAKGIVHGLVGSMSASADVLAMAKIEIDLSTIPEGKSVVFKWRGKPLFVRHRSANEISKEASVDVASLRDPQADAERVKKPEWLVVLGVCTHLGCIPIANSGDFGGYYCPCHGSHYDASGRIRKGPAPLNLEVPQYEFTDEKTLLVG; this is translated from the exons ATGAACGTGGTAGCAAAATCGACAACTTTAACGCCGATTCTAAAATCGGCGACAACCGTTGTTTCGAATGGACTCCGACCCGTAGCTG GAACTACACAAACATTGCAGAAGCGATGGGCCCATTCAGATATTCAGTGGCCAGACTTTTCAGCGTATCGTGCTGTACAAGATCCAACAGAAAAATCCAGAGATAGTGCACCTGCTAGAAAAACGGCTGCATATATTGTGACTGCAG CTACTGGAGTTTGCTCTGTCTACACAGCGAAGGGAATAGTACATGGCTTGGTAGGCTCTATGAGCGCTTCAGCCGATGTATTGGCTAtggcaaaaattgaaattgatctTTCTACCATTCCTGAAGGAAAAAGTGTTGTTTTCAAATGGCGCGGCAAGCCTCTGTTTGTGCGACACAG ATCAgcaaacgaaatttcaaaagaGGCCAGCGTCGATGTCGCATCCCTTCGAGATCCGCAAGCTGACGCAGAACGTGTGAAAAAACCAGAATGGTTGGTTGTTCTTGGTGTGTGCACACACTTAGGATGTATCCCAATTGCAAATTCTGGTGATTTCGGTGGTTACTATTGCCCTTGTCATGGTTCGCATTATGATGCTAGTGGAAGGATTAGGAAAGGACCGGCTCCTTTAAATCTGGAAGTCCCACAATATGAGTTCACCGATGAAAAAACACTACTTGTTGGTTAA
- the Rfesp gene encoding Rieske iron-sulfur protein isoform X2 codes for MNVVAKSTTLTPILKSATTVVSNGLRPVAGSGTTQTLQKRWAHSDIQWPDFSAYRAVQDPTEKSRDSAPARKTAAYIVTAATGVCSVYTAKGIVHGLVGSMSASADVLAMAKIEIDLSTIPEGKSVVFKWRGKPLFVRHRSANEISKEASVDVASLRDPQADAERVKKPEWLVVLGVCTHLGCIPIANSGDFGGYYCPCHGSHYDASGRIRKGPAPLNLEVPQYEFTDEKTLLVG; via the exons ATGAACGTGGTAGCAAAATCGACAACTTTAACGCCGATTCTAAAATCGGCGACAACCGTTGTTTCGAATGGACTCCGACCCGTAGCTGGTAGTG GAACTACACAAACATTGCAGAAGCGATGGGCCCATTCAGATATTCAGTGGCCAGACTTTTCAGCGTATCGTGCTGTACAAGATCCAACAGAAAAATCCAGAGATAGTGCACCTGCTAGAAAAACGGCTGCATATATTGTGACTGCAG CTACTGGAGTTTGCTCTGTCTACACAGCGAAGGGAATAGTACATGGCTTGGTAGGCTCTATGAGCGCTTCAGCCGATGTATTGGCTAtggcaaaaattgaaattgatctTTCTACCATTCCTGAAGGAAAAAGTGTTGTTTTCAAATGGCGCGGCAAGCCTCTGTTTGTGCGACACAG ATCAgcaaacgaaatttcaaaagaGGCCAGCGTCGATGTCGCATCCCTTCGAGATCCGCAAGCTGACGCAGAACGTGTGAAAAAACCAGAATGGTTGGTTGTTCTTGGTGTGTGCACACACTTAGGATGTATCCCAATTGCAAATTCTGGTGATTTCGGTGGTTACTATTGCCCTTGTCATGGTTCGCATTATGATGCTAGTGGAAGGATTAGGAAAGGACCGGCTCCTTTAAATCTGGAAGTCCCACAATATGAGTTCACCGATGAAAAAACACTACTTGTTGGTTAA
- the Rfesp gene encoding Rieske iron-sulfur protein isoform X1 has protein sequence MNVVAKSTTLTPILKSATTVVSNGLRPVAGSGITLKPKVVVKPAVNLIVNESIYESLFSRPLRVSSGITGTTQTLQKRWAHSDIQWPDFSAYRAVQDPTEKSRDSAPARKTAAYIVTAATGVCSVYTAKGIVHGLVGSMSASADVLAMAKIEIDLSTIPEGKSVVFKWRGKPLFVRHRSANEISKEASVDVASLRDPQADAERVKKPEWLVVLGVCTHLGCIPIANSGDFGGYYCPCHGSHYDASGRIRKGPAPLNLEVPQYEFTDEKTLLVG, from the exons ATGAACGTGGTAGCAAAATCGACAACTTTAACGCCGATTCTAAAATCGGCGACAACCGTTGTTTCGAATGGACTCCGACCCGTAGCTGGTAGTGGTATTACATTGAAACCTAAAGTTGTCGTTAAGCCTGCCGTCAACCTAATCGTTAATGAAAGTATTTATGAAAGCCTTTTCAGCAGACCTCTTCGTGTAAGCTCAGGAATCACAG GAACTACACAAACATTGCAGAAGCGATGGGCCCATTCAGATATTCAGTGGCCAGACTTTTCAGCGTATCGTGCTGTACAAGATCCAACAGAAAAATCCAGAGATAGTGCACCTGCTAGAAAAACGGCTGCATATATTGTGACTGCAG CTACTGGAGTTTGCTCTGTCTACACAGCGAAGGGAATAGTACATGGCTTGGTAGGCTCTATGAGCGCTTCAGCCGATGTATTGGCTAtggcaaaaattgaaattgatctTTCTACCATTCCTGAAGGAAAAAGTGTTGTTTTCAAATGGCGCGGCAAGCCTCTGTTTGTGCGACACAG ATCAgcaaacgaaatttcaaaagaGGCCAGCGTCGATGTCGCATCCCTTCGAGATCCGCAAGCTGACGCAGAACGTGTGAAAAAACCAGAATGGTTGGTTGTTCTTGGTGTGTGCACACACTTAGGATGTATCCCAATTGCAAATTCTGGTGATTTCGGTGGTTACTATTGCCCTTGTCATGGTTCGCATTATGATGCTAGTGGAAGGATTAGGAAAGGACCGGCTCCTTTAAATCTGGAAGTCCCACAATATGAGTTCACCGATGAAAAAACACTACTTGTTGGTTAA